Genomic window (Ostrea edulis chromosome 9, xbOstEdul1.1, whole genome shotgun sequence):
TATTTGTTTGCCAATAATACAACAAAGATTGAAggatcattttattcaaaatttacatagCAACATGCAGTATGAATCAAAATGcactatttacaaacatttggttgataatttttgCTTGCAATATTACCTAGAAAAATCTATTCCTAAATTGTACAAGAAGGGTATCTCCAAAATAAGGCTATCATCACATAATTTATCCATAGAAACTGGCAGACATAAAAATGTACCACGtgaaaaaaggttttgtaaaacatgtatcacTGAAATTGAGGATGAATACCACTTTTTGTTAGTCTGTCCTGTATATTGCCAGATTAGAGCTAAATTAGTGAAGAAGTATTACTGGAGTAAACCCTCCATGTTCAAATTTATACAACTACTAAGTGTGAACAATGTTAAAGAACTCTGTAACTTGGGGAAATTTATCTGTAGAGCTCTTGAACTAAGAACAGTCcataatatgtaatttgtatcGTCATTCTCCTTTTTTACTATCACTATACTAGtgtatttactatatactatTGTATGCTAGATGTCTTTGAAAGAATTGGCCgtttattttcagctttgtaattattatccatgttcaattttgttataatgctataaagatgtatgtctttcgcaataaagttattattattatgtggCTGACAATATTTCTAATGACAGAAGCGCTAGTCTAACGCATGCCTGACCAAGTTTCCGCTACGTTGATGTAGCGTAGCGGAAATTGGGTCAGGTGTGCGTCAGACTACAGAAgcgcgggctctcgagaaatttccaAACAGTGTAATACGGTGTTTTAAGTCATTCATgatgtacgatacttcataacactggatttgAAGTTGTTCCTTATACTCCAATCGAAAtggaagccgatgaaacttttgaagcgctattcgatgccacCATTTAGAGAAAATCGACAGCGTACGATTGATTgaatgattatatattgtttaaagtctcttttgagaatatttcactcatatggagatgtcaccattgccagtgaagggctgcaaaatttaggtatatgctcggtgcttacggcctttgagcagggagggatctttatcgtgtcacacctgctgtgtcacTGGTCtgagtttttgcggtctcatccgaaggaccgccccatttatttgcctcttacgacaagcaaggggtactgaggactattctaaaccggaccgacagtgaaagacaaattttacaaaaggtttggtgattATTGATTATGTGTTCTATCAAAATTCAAGGAAATGCTAAAAGCGATGCAATGGAGATTTCAAAACCGGACATGTCCCTAGCAATATTCTTAGAAATGTAACCAAaattaaattgttcaaaaagaccttatcatTAATATTGCAAAGTACATGCATTAGgtatatgaagaaaataaagtatttgaaacctgaaatacttcttaattattgtaaactatatcaacaaagttgaaaaatatatagTTCATCTGgtataaacaaatgatatctgatgattgtatatctttatttttaagcgcttgctttttaaaaccacactcaattcaattaaaaatatttatatttcttgtattcgctcgcctcataatttttatctccaaaatgaaaaataatgtttgtaaaataatttcgccctctcgcctcactttgtttgaaaatccgaagattGGTGTGGCCTAAAGATGTATTTGAAACATAGGGTATAGATGTAACTGCAGATTGctgtacatttgtatgttataatgaagtacatgtggaaatccgggttagaatgcTTGTCGTAacaggcgactaaatgggaacTGAGActgagaccccgtgtcacagcaggtgtggcatgataaagatccctttctgctcaaaggccgtaagcgccgagcataggcctattatttttgtgggtttttttttatcagcgCTTGGAATGCATTTTCCAATCTGGGTGGACATTTGTCAAAAATCAATACAGTATATTATTGAGAGGGTCAAAGTTTTGTACTAATATtaaggtctatgggaaatgccCTGGTACTCTTTCCTATATAGGTCATTATAAACAACATCTTGCGTAGTTAGAAAATGGCTATACGCTGTCGACAATATTAGCAAATGATGTTTAACGATAAGTAAACAGCATAGATTTGTAATTAGAATTTCAAGAAAAACATTTAGCAACTAGCATGTCAGTCCATTGTTTCCGTATTTCGGAACCATTAAGAAGTGCTAACAGACAATGGACATCACCGACAGCAAggcagacggacagacagacgaagaACGGTGTGTGGTGACTAGGCGAGCTAAAACGGCTTGATATAAACTTGCCGCATCGCGAAACTGGGTGGGTATTTGTAAAATTCTGATTAAATTAGAAACACATGATATAAAGTGCAGTAATTACTATTTATAAATAAGtgtataaaacatgtagatAAATTAAGAAGTAGATAATATATACAAGCACCAAGCGTTTTAATACTGATTTCGAAGGCTGATATGGAGTAGCCTTTATGAACTCCAGCAAACAGCGGGAAAAAACTAATACCTGTCTAATGGCGATTTACTAATACCTGTCTACTGACATTTTCGACATTAAATCTGATCGTCGTACTTTGTTTTAAGTATATTCATGTTCTTTTCCTCAGAACAAATCCAGGCATATTTAAGTGGTGGTAATATAATGCCATTTCCGCGTGATTTCCTCATGATCACGTGACTACATTGTCGGACAGCGTTCAAACTGGCGTGACTGGTACCCGGGTACCGGAACAACAGATTTTCGGCCAACATGACGCAAAATTCGTCCCATTTGTCCTCGACTCTTTCGTAATATTTTTTGCGCTTCAGGATATCGAACTCGTGGTACTGCGCTTGAGAAAACACGTGAACTAGGAGGCTCGTGCATGAGTCTACTCATCCTTCCGCCGAGATCTAAAGTGTAATTCGGATCTCCTTCCGGTTTTACCCTGGGAACTGCTCTAGAAGACTCAGGCATACGTGCATATTTATGCATTAAGTTACCCATTCTCTTGCCTTTGTCGAGATCggcattatcttcaccttcggGTTTTACCCTGGGGACTGCTCTCGCAGAGACTGGTGCTGTCTGCTTTTTAGGACTGTGGATAATAGTTTTCATACGTTTCCCTTTGTCGAGATGAGCGTTACTTTCACCCTCTGGTTTCACCCTCGGAACTCCTCTGTCTGATAATGGCAATTTTCCATAACTATGAACGAGCTTTTCCATCCGCCCTCCTTTATGTGGCACGACTATTTCTTCAGCCTCTGGCTTCACCCTCGGTACGCGCGGCGTGGGGGTAGACTGTGCATACTTATGAATGATTCTTTTCATGCGCTTTCCTCTGCTGATGGATGCGATGGGCTCAGCCTCCGACTTTATTCTAGGTGGCGCTGTTTCTGGTCTTGGGGTGGCTTTGCCATTTAGCAGAGGTTTGATAGTCCCATTTTTACCGTGCTGGTAATTCGCTTTACAGGGGTCTGTTGGGCACCGTGGAACAGGACGTGGAGTCCGTCGCTCCGTAAAACATCCAAAGGCCCATTTTCCGACGGACCCCCGATTGCGGTTGTAGTTAGACTCTCCCTCCGGCCGGACTCGTGGTACAAACACTGGTTCCCGGTAGGAATCGTCTATGTCGTATCCTGGATATGGTGGAATGGAGGAAGTAGAGGATCGTGATGACGTCACTTCCACATACATGTTTTGTCAACTAGatgaatatacaaaaatatattgaagTGAGATATTAATGGAAGCAAGAGAGACATAGAATCACAACAAATTTATGTCATTTTCTCATTACgatgaataaacatttttaaaaacatatacttTTGAGGTATCACTATAAAGATCTCGATGTTAGTACCACAAATACCTGAAACTGTCTCGCATcggaatatgaaaataaaatgttctaAGGAATGACGAGAGCTCATATTTCTGCAGAAATCACAGATAATGTGCAAAATATGTCTGACAAATATTCcgttttttggggggttttgtgtgtatttttttttctttatattttgaaCATATTCCATTGAATACATAAAAAGGGTTGGAACCAAATTACAATAACTTCCTAGTTCCTCTtctaatgatatacatgtaccaaagtGTCATGCAATTTGATAGAATGAATTTTTTAGATATGCTGTATGCACATCAAATAGTCTTATATTGTGGGAAATCTAGCCCTGCATTTGGTTTTTAGTTGTTGTGGatgggttgggtttttttatcgccgattggtacatgtaaatacactgGTGCTAACCGCCAACACAGTGACTGTTATCTATAGAAATTGACAAGTATATCTAAAAGTCAACACGTGAACTTTTGATTTCATTAACTGTATTCTTATAAATCAATAATATACTAGTAAAGATCCCGTACATGCAGAAATATCTTATATGGCTGTGCAACGTAGCAATTTAAGGGCTTGGCAAGAATTCAATCGGGTTTTCATTTGGCATTAAAAGGCCGATTAATGCAATTCTTACGTACATAGactttcaacattgaaattaaCCACACGTCATACAGCTTTTAATGTTATATTTCCTCATAGAAAATCATGATCTATTTAACGTGAATAAGAATTTtcgaaaatattgaatagatcaACAACATTTTGATGATATTATCTCAGAAATATCGAATTTGATATTAACGTTGTTACTCAAACTTATCTGTAAAGTTCCcctgatatttttcatttgttttttttaagaGATCCACACTGTAATTGAGACTTACATTAAGTTCTGTCGACTAAAATCCTCAGAACATCGTCAAGATCGCTTAATATCCATTCCATCACTTGTTCATGCTTGATGTCGATTTGAACGGGAATTTAAACCATGGGCCTAGGTCAGATTATTTAACACAATACAAGATGGTAAGGGGCGCGgatctacatatatataaataatccaGTAATTTCGCACCAGGAAGCGGAACGTGTCTTTACTTATATAGAGACAGGGGAAAGGGGGGGAGGGGATAAAACATAGTACATCAGGGAACACAGCACACATCAGGGTTCTTTAAACACAAGACATGGAGATCTGGTCTCAAGACCATAACTTGAGTACAGGCgaaagtctaaatttcaaatctaaCTAACTTCTGAAGCAagtaaaattttcagtatatctttgcaattattttttttatatactagCAGTTCCttttaaacatctgtgctaAGATCAAGCTTAACATATAAGTTATCAAAAATTAGACTTTAGCCTTCTATATATTCTTGAGACCTGGCGGATTTCCGAAACCCCAATTTTTACTAAAATAAAGGGCCGTGGGTCTGGAATTCCAATGGAACCATCCTGCATCATCTCCAGGATTCTGATGCTGTATAGATCCTGGAATCTCCACTTGAACCTCAGCGATCCGCCAGGAGTACTGCAGGTCTGAGTACTTAGCACCAGAAACCATGCATATGTCTGTACACTAAAATCTACTCACAAAAGGAGCGCTATGATTCGCATGTCTCAGCTACCCTTCTTATTGATTCGTATGCAAGTGTGTACAATTCGTTTTCTGAACGTTAACTTGTTGCTATTATTCGCTCTCATGCGTCGGATTTAAACCGCTACAATTCGCAAATATTCGTTACAATTCGTAAAAGTTCGTAAACAATCGCAAAGATTCGTCTTTTGATCGTTCTCGTTTGCTTGAGATGCAAATCAGCTGATCACGATATGCAAATTTGCTGAAAGCTGCAATCTCAAACGCCAGTTGACAAACACTTCTCCGATTGGTTACGTATTGAAACGAATGATAGACGAAACAGTTATTCGCCACAAATCTTTCAACATGCTGAAAATTTTCTGATGAACAGAACTAATCGCAACTGACACAAACGCTCACAAACGCATCCATACGAACACCACCAGCGATGCACCACGTCTATACACTAATGAAAACGAATTTCGCTGTTCAAAGTTCAATTCGCAAGTAGACATCGGGGGATATTCGTCCATGTGTGAGGAGGCTTTCAAACTGAGTTTTTTGCTGCTTCGCGCTTTATAACTTGCGTTTGCAATGACTTGATGTTCCGCATTACTTCAATATCGTCGTTAACTGATTAACCACTAAATGATCCCCGCCAGCTCGTCTGCGGGAATGGTTGTGTTTCGGTTTCATCAACACAGAATTTCTTGACCATGAATGGATTTGGCAGATGACAAGATGATTCCTCTTGTAGTTCTAAAGTTTCTCTATCATCTTCACAATATTCTGTCACCAACGGCGACGGGAATTTCACGATGAGTGTGTTTTCAGCATTGCATTAGAATTGAAAGTGTACCGTGTCGTGTTTTGAACAATGTGtgtacttttatttatttatttttggtgaTGGATCTTGCCGTCCTTGGGGTGTAGAACAATGTGATTGGACCGTTTGTCTTTTCCTGATCTTTGTCTCTTTCTCTGTTACATTTAGATTCTCTGGTTGTACGGCGGGACTGGTCACCCAAAAATATCACCCCCGTATGTTCAAGCCCCGCCTTCTTCAATCTTGTCCTCTGTTGTGTCTGTATGTAATTCTGATTGCGAATTTTTAGAATGGCAATCGCTTGTAGGTTTGTAAAGGGTTTCGGATTCTCCTCCGTGCTTTCACGAATTAAGCCATATCGCGGAATGTTTTCTTTCTCAAACTGTTCAATCACTTTATAAATAACGAAATATCTCCCAATATTTATGGTAAGCCGTTTGACTATTCATTcgaaaaagagatatatctttaacttTGAGATACATCTCTTTAAGTAAGGAATCTACTAAAGCGCATGGCTTTGGTGGATTTTTATCTGATTTTCTTGGGAAGTTTTCCTTCCAACTCAATTATTTCATGTTGTCTATCGCCTGCTTATGTTTTTAACTGCGTTTTCAAGATCATCCCGCTGTGTGTTGTATGACAAATtcccaggggcggatccaggaattgcggttacggggcgCGCCACTTTATGAGAGTGGGAGTCCAGGGCGAAGTCCTtgtggggcctcaaggggggggggagctcctggattttacagattccATATGGCTAgccttgaaatatgtctcctatttaagtcatttgtgctattttctcaatatctacccagagttatcgttccttacactcacttgcacctctgtcaacgtctcaagggttttacaagatttttgtaaaatggcacgtctGCTCATATAaggtatggttttgacttcagttacaaaaatatacgtaaataaataaatattgagcagatgtcaagtctttttgtgacaacgtggatattgggtagttctattgcaccaggcatatacataggtacatgaagaatatatagtactggaaaaaatctacaaatagttgcttgtcctatattttcccgatattttataaaatagtttctagttttattagccgtaaaaaaagtggatttacatgtggaataacattgcttattttgagacgttatcagagcaaggaacgacaactctgggtatagattgctattttctatcatttttaatatggTGGTAGTAAAATGGTTTTTTtagtaaaacaaaaattaagttctcccaataaagtaattcaagaaatcaaaagattttgtcatttatttcaccaggagtggaagaaattattgcttccttaatcgtttagtacatttttctaaacaagatttaccttaaatctTTAAATTATAGGGGGCGCGCCCCACTGATTCCTTCTCTATATCTGTTTTTTATGATGCACAATGACATAATCTATTAGGTGCCATTGTTTTGATCTGGGATGCATCCAGGTAGTCTTGTACTTGTCCGCCATTCTGTACATTGTGCTTGAAATGGCGAGGTCATGCTCGGTGCATTTGTTCAACAGTAGTAGGCCATTACTGTTCATCTTGCCAATGCCTTGTCTACCTAGTACCCCTTTCCAGCGTTCTGAGTGGTTACAAAGACAGCTAAGAACATTCTAGGCCCCAAGAAAAGGAATCACCAGGATTGGTTCGACGAAAATAACAATCGCATTACAGACATTTTGGCTAAGAAGAACCAAGCATTCGTGGAATGGCAAAATGGCCCGCAGTCCCAAGCAAAGAAAGACAGATTTAAGGCACATCAACCCACTGCACAAAAGGAGATTAAATCAATGCAAGACAAATGGTGGAATAGGAAAGCCGGAGAAATTCAAGGTTTTGCCGATTGCAACAATTCGAAGCAGTTCTTCAGTTCCATCAAAACAGTCTTTGGTCCTCCTTCAAAAACTGGCTCCACGCCTCTGCTAGCTGCAGATGGATTCACACTGTTAAAGGACAAATCTGAAATCAATTCAAGATGGAGGGAACACTTCAGTCAACTGCTTAATCGCCCAACTACTGTCGACCAATCTTCCCTTGACCAGATCCCCCAACAAGCCATAGTGGAGGAACTTGACGATCCACTAACGGTTAGTGAAGTAAGGAAGGCCATAAAACAAATGAACTGTGACAAAGCTCCCGGCAAGGATGGTATTCCTGTAGAAGTCTACAAAGCATTCAGCGAGGAAGCCCTTGGGACATTTCACAATATCCTCACTAATATCTGGGAGGAAGAAGAAATGCCAGCAGACATGCGTGATGCTACAATAGtttctttgtacaaaaacaaaggCTCCAAGTCAGACTGTGGAAACTACAGAGGCATATCACTCCTCTCAATAGCTGGAAAAATTCTTGCACGGATCATCCTTAACATACTGTTAAGCATCTCAGAAAGCAACCTCCCTGAATCTCAATGTGGCTTCCGTCCAGAACGTAGCACAGTTGACATGGATTTTGCAGTAAGACAAGTCCAAGAAAAGTGCATCGAGCAGAATATGAACCTCTATGCAGTCTTCATAGATCTTACAAAAGCCTTCGACACTGTCAACAGAGAAGCACTATGGATTATTCTCAAGAAACTTGGATGTCCAGCGAAGTTCACATCACTCATTCAACTGTTCCATGATAACATGACTGGTGAAGTGCTGTCAGACGGAGAGCCCTCTGAAAAATTCAACATCTCTAACGGTGTAAAGCAAGGCTGTGTTCTCGCTCATGTACTGATCAACCTCTTCTTCACACAAGTACTCCTGCATGCTGTAAAGGACATTGACACTGGTGTCTACATCAGATACCGTCTCGACGGCTCGTTGTTTGACCTGAGACGCCTCCATGCAAAGACAGACACTTCAGAGACTTATTGTAGAAACTTTATTTGCTGATGACTGTGCCTTGATGGCCCATGAAGAGGGACATGTGCAGCTCCTAGTGGATAAGTTCTCCGAAGCCTCCAAGCTGTTTGGCCTTACAATTAGTCTCGGGAAAACAGAAGTCCTCCTTCAGCCTGCACCGAAATGTGTACCCAAGCAGCCTAACATCCCCATTGATAGAACTGAGCTGAAAAATGTAGGCTCCTTCAAGTACTTAGGTAGCACCATTGTTGATGATGGCTCATTGGACAAGGAGATTGCAGTCCGGATCCAAAAGGCTAGCCAAGCACTTGGTAGGCTCCACACCAGAGTACTGCAGCACAGAGACATACGCCTTTCAACCAAGCTGAAGGTATATAATGCAGTAGTCCTGACCTAATTACTGTATGGGTGCGAAACAGGGACTTTGTATCGCAGGCACATACAGAAACTGGAGCAGTTCCACACCTGTGCACTCCGATCTATTATGCGCATACGATGGCAAGACCGTATTACAAACCAAGATGTCTTAGATAGAGCCAGTACAACAAGCATCGGCCAAAGTTCTTCATGCCCAACTGCGCTGGTCTGGCCATACTATCCGCATGGAAGAGACAAGAATCCCTCGACAACTTCTGTATGGGGAACTTGTGCGTGGAGCTCGCAACCATGGTCGCCCAAGGAAGTGGTACATAGATAATCTCAAAGCCAACCTCAGATGGACGAGGATTGCGCCTAATCAACTAGAGGCAGTGGCTGCTGACCGCACACTTTGGCGCTCTCTCACAAAATCAGCAGTGCAGAACTTTGAGGACAACCGTCGTCAAGAACACGCCTCCGCTCGTGCTCGTCGTCATGCAGCAGCAAATGCATCTGATCCAGCCAACAGCGTTCAGTGTTAACAATGTGACCGTGTATGTGCATCTGAATTCGGACTTCGGAGCCATATGCGTAGACACAGATGAGTGCACAACTCTGTCATTCTCGGAACAGAGAGACTACTATGATGATGCCCATGAACAACGTCACTTCCGGTATCCCGTTTAGGCAGATAACTTGAAGTTTGATAATGAAGTGTAATTATATTtggattttgaaaaacaattgatCTCTATAAATATTGTGATGTAAATATGTCAAATATAAATGCGTTAACACAATAAAAGGttcaaaacattttattcaattatttatgaaaaccgtattttgcagacattcaaaaaTATGCAACACTTTCCACATTTCACTGTCTTCTATTTTTTTATTCGTATTGTCACCGATGTCCTCTCTAGGAAGCCCCTAGCCCATTATTTGTATTTACAATGTGTCGtctttatggagcgccaaattaacataaactcaaataatttaagatatcttcaattatttgaagatatcatcaactcaattattgctctcttaaatcaattattgctctcattaattgaattaatgcgtgcataaattgaattgatgagagcaataattgatttaatgcgcgcattaattcaattattgctctcttcaattcaattgatgagagcatcaatttcgtagaaatattgctcgcaataattaatatacagctcggtataaataatttgatgatctctttaattcaattgaagatatctttaattatttacaatgcttttgtataaggaattaatgcgcgcatcaattcttttaaagagagcaacaattcaattaaagagatcaataattcaattgtggatatgttgaattgaagatatctttaattatatagctgctctctctaaaataatcattgctcttttcaaatgaattaaagatatcattaattcaattgaagagagcaatgattgaattaatgcgcgcattaaatcaattattgcacTCATCGAATGAATTATTGTGCGTGTCAATTTAAtgattgctctcattaattgatataatgcgcgcattatatcaattattgctctcttcagttgaattgtagcgcgcatcaattcaattgttgatatcattaattcatttgaagagatcattaaatcaattaaagcacgcatcaattcagctgaagaattaatgctatcatcaattcaattaatgcgcgcaataattcagaattgaagttatcattaattgtttgaagagatctttaattaaattgttgcgcgcatcaaatgaattgatgttaTCTTtcaataattgaagatat
Coding sequences:
- the LOC125659918 gene encoding uncharacterized protein LOC125659918, translated to MYVEVTSSRSSTSSIPPYPGYDIDDSYREPVFVPRVRPEGESNYNRNRGSVGKWAFGCFTERRTPRPVPRCPTDPCKANYQHGKNGTIKPLLNGKATPRPETAPPRIKSEAEPIASISRGKRMKRIIHKYAQSTPTPRVPRVKPEAEEIVVPHKGGRMEKLVHSYGKLPLSDRGVPRVKPEGESNAHLDKGKRMKTIIHSPKKQTAPVSARAVPRVKPEGEDNADLDKGKRMGNLMHKYARMPESSRAVPRVKPEGDPNYTLDLGGRMSRLMHEPPSSRVFSSAVPRVRYPEAQKILRKSRGQMGRILRHVGRKSVVPVPGYQSRQFERCPTM